DNA from Deltaproteobacteria bacterium:
GAGGAGTGTCCCCCACTGCGGGATAGAGTGTCCTCCTCCATGATGTTTCAAAACCCCGCGGCGCGGTTTAGTTCCGCGAGCAGTTGCCGCTCGCTCACGTTGTGCATCATCGCGCTCTGCTTCACCGACTCCGTCGCCTGCCCGGGGCAGGAAAAGCAGCCGTCGCCGTAATATTTCCGGAACACCTTCTCCGTCTCGGGGTACGCCGCGAGGATCTCCCCGAGGATGTGGCTCTCCCCGATCGTCTCCCCCTTGGAGAGTTTTTCCTTCTTCGCCGCGTTCGCCGGAGCCGTCTTCGTCGCGGCGGCGGCCACCTTCGGCGGCGCGGGGGCGATCGCCTCGTTCAGTTCGGACACCATGTAGTCGAGGTCCACGTTGTGCCGCTGGCACGCCATCCGCAGGGTGATGGGGATCTGCTTCACCTGCTCCCGGTGCTCTGCGTTCGCCAGGGACGAGAAGCCGTGTCCCACGAAGACGTCCACCGTTTGCGGCCACCGGGTGAGGATCTCTCCCACCCGCATGTCCGGGTCGATCTTCGCCGCCGCCGGCGGCGGCGCGGAAGCAGGCGCCGCGGGTGTGGGCTTGCCCTCCGAAGCGGAGGAAACATCATCCTCTTCCGAAGTTTCCTCCGCGGAGGAGGGTTCCATCAGCATCGTCGCCCCGAGGTTCACGGCGAACATCCCCGTGGAGATGACCGACAGGGCCGAGAAGAGGATGAAGCCCGTGGAGGGGCGCT
Protein-coding regions in this window:
- a CDS encoding DUF1858 domain-containing protein, with the protein product MDRYTKGFVIAALVYFFLAAVLGIWMGGTDAAGWVKFAHVHFNLLGFMSMMIYGVGYFILPRFNGRTLRWPSWVPIHFFLANIGLIGMVATAPERPSTGFILFSALSVISTGMFAVNLGATMLMEPSSAEETSEEDDVSSASEGKPTPAAPASAPPPAAAKIDPDMRVGEILTRWPQTVDVFVGHGFSSLANAEHREQVKQIPITLRMACQRHNVDLDYMVSELNEAIAPAPPKVAAAATKTAPANAAKKEKLSKGETIGESHILGEILAAYPETEKVFRKYYGDGCFSCPGQATESVKQSAMMHNVSERQLLAELNRAAGF